In the Chryseobacterium sp. MYb264 genome, one interval contains:
- a CDS encoding Atu1372/SO_1960 family protein: MRKLFPLFILILLLNNTNVMAQNKAKVLVLIHSDNGGTYEMAKEIAKGIESENKATAVVKLVKESQNQKLKNIPVANVNELSYYDGIAFGSPVYFGNISTGMSEFLSKTVDLWTNHSLEGMPATVFMSAGSGAGKELALQSFWNSLAVHGMVLVSNGIRGNEGINKSIPQGNTVLGTTTMASLKDVERPTKDERNLAQLQGKNFAKVALVLKGTFAKKEVAIIEKPADFNQILKEKNIVLPQVPKPAGNYKPFVRSGNLIFINQVALKDGKIFNGGKLGVDVNEQQVKDATKLTMLNVLAVLNDAVNGDLSKVKQCVQLTGIFNTKDDYTNHAGLMNSASDLVVDVFGEKGKHARGTLGASSIPVNSSVEIQAIFEVE; this comes from the coding sequence ATGAGAAAACTATTTCCACTTTTTATCTTAATTTTATTATTAAATAACACTAACGTTATGGCACAAAATAAAGCTAAAGTATTGGTTCTTATCCATTCAGATAACGGAGGAACCTACGAAATGGCAAAAGAAATTGCCAAAGGAATTGAAAGCGAAAATAAGGCAACTGCTGTTGTAAAGCTTGTAAAAGAATCTCAAAATCAAAAACTTAAAAATATTCCGGTGGCGAATGTGAATGAATTATCTTATTATGACGGAATTGCATTCGGCTCGCCGGTATATTTCGGAAATATCAGTACCGGAATGAGTGAATTTTTATCTAAAACAGTTGATCTTTGGACGAATCATTCTTTAGAAGGAATGCCTGCAACGGTTTTCATGTCAGCGGGAAGCGGCGCAGGAAAAGAATTGGCATTACAGTCTTTCTGGAATAGTCTAGCCGTTCACGGAATGGTGTTGGTTTCCAATGGAATTCGTGGTAATGAAGGCATTAATAAATCTATTCCGCAAGGAAATACGGTGTTGGGAACAACGACGATGGCTTCTTTAAAAGATGTTGAAAGACCAACAAAAGACGAACGAAATTTAGCTCAACTTCAGGGAAAAAATTTCGCTAAAGTAGCATTGGTATTAAAAGGAACTTTTGCAAAAAAAGAAGTCGCAATAATTGAAAAACCTGCGGATTTTAATCAAATTTTAAAAGAAAAAAACATTGTTTTGCCGCAAGTTCCAAAACCTGCGGGAAATTACAAACCTTTTGTACGTTCAGGAAATCTTATTTTTATTAACCAAGTTGCATTAAAAGACGGAAAAATTTTCAACGGTGGAAAATTAGGTGTAGATGTGAATGAACAACAGGTAAAAGATGCTACAAAATTGACGATGTTAAATGTTTTAGCGGTTTTAAACGATGCCGTTAACGGAGATTTAAGTAAAGTAAAGCAGTGCGTTCAACTGACAGGAATTTTCAATACAAAAGACGATTATACCAATCATGCAGGATTGATGAACAGTGCTTCAGATTTGGTGGTGGATGTTTTTGGTGAGAAAGGAAAACATGCCAGAGGAACGCTGGGAGCATCTTCTATTCCTGTGAATTCTTCTGTGGAAATCCAGGCAATTTTTGAAGTGGAATAA
- a CDS encoding phytanoyl-CoA dioxygenase family protein yields MEKTVETAPMMNMMGGKQADPGNPSTLTKNNPQLFKRKNNEPLRVLSEEDWKFWIENGYIVIKNAISKEQAAKSAEFLWDYEGKKANDKETWYTTPQTAHKMKELNNAGMVEVYNTPILWENRQAPRVHQAFADIWGTENLWVSIDRANLNFPIRPGFEYKGFIHWDYDPETKPQYVQGVLALADQTDENMGGFQCIPELFREYDTWKLSQPEDRNRFIPDTTGFTPTKVKMEAGDLLIFNSSEPHGIRANNSDKVRVAQYISMVPADEDNDELRQWRLNSWHDRICPDGDGFPGDPLQREKNYPIAELSELGKKLLGLNKW; encoded by the coding sequence ATGGAAAAAACAGTAGAAACAGCACCAATGATGAATATGATGGGAGGGAAACAGGCAGACCCGGGAAATCCCTCAACTTTAACGAAGAATAATCCTCAGCTTTTTAAAAGAAAAAATAACGAACCGCTGAGAGTTTTGTCGGAAGAAGACTGGAAATTCTGGATTGAAAACGGATATATCGTCATTAAAAATGCAATCTCAAAAGAGCAGGCTGCAAAAAGTGCAGAATTTTTATGGGATTACGAAGGTAAAAAGGCAAATGATAAAGAAACCTGGTATACAACACCTCAAACGGCCCATAAAATGAAAGAGCTGAATAATGCCGGAATGGTGGAAGTTTACAATACTCCGATTTTATGGGAAAACCGTCAGGCGCCCAGAGTTCATCAGGCTTTTGCAGATATTTGGGGAACCGAAAATCTTTGGGTAAGTATCGACAGAGCTAATCTGAACTTCCCGATTCGTCCGGGATTTGAGTATAAAGGTTTTATCCATTGGGATTACGATCCCGAGACGAAACCTCAATATGTACAGGGTGTTTTGGCGTTGGCAGATCAGACGGATGAAAACATGGGTGGTTTCCAATGTATTCCTGAGCTTTTCAGAGAATATGATACCTGGAAATTGTCGCAGCCAGAAGATAGAAACAGATTTATTCCTGATACCACAGGTTTTACACCAACAAAAGTGAAAATGGAAGCCGGCGATTTATTGATTTTCAACAGTTCAGAACCTCACGGAATTCGGGCAAATAATAGCGATAAAGTGAGAGTTGCTCAATATATTTCAATGGTTCCGGCGGATGAAGATAATGATGAGCTTCGCCAATGGAGGCTGAATTCCTGGCATGACAGAATTTGTCCGGATGGTGACGGATTTCCGGGAGATCCTTTACAGCGAGAGAAAAATTACCCGATTGCAGAGCTTTCGGAATTGGGGAAAAAGTTACTTGGACTTAATAAATGGTAA
- the porY gene encoding sensor histidine kinase, with protein sequence MKNLLTKTTKPFLIYVLIVFAVSIPVYYVVVDTIWLSELDEHNELIAEKSAFELNKLSSSDIELEKSIALWNKIQHGTDIQKIPFNTLKSDKKYTVERKINVNDKEPERFRCLKTVVYIHKQPYLFTIETNVEETKETVISLAITTIFLFLIMVVGLLALNRRLSNTVWQPFNDTLNKLKSFNLNDQANISFDKTDIKEFEELNLALSKLIDHNISVYKTQKEFTENASHELQTPLAILQNKLDLLLQDEDITERQYKIIEELNKTLTRSSRINKNLLLLAKIENQQFAQDENLFLNEMLSQSIDVFKEHFEQKDMSLQQNIQDEVKVFGNKNLTETLLNNLFVNTIRHTPISGEVHIKLTKNRLEISNSGKSSLSGENLFKRFSKSSTDSNGSGLGLAIIKEICNRQHWKISYHFENNLHFFTITF encoded by the coding sequence ATGAAGAATCTTTTAACCAAAACCACCAAACCGTTTCTTATTTATGTGCTTATTGTTTTTGCCGTAAGTATTCCCGTGTATTACGTGGTAGTTGATACTATTTGGTTGAGTGAATTGGATGAACATAACGAATTAATTGCCGAGAAATCTGCTTTTGAATTAAATAAATTAAGTTCTTCCGATATCGAACTGGAAAAAAGTATTGCCCTTTGGAACAAAATTCAACATGGAACAGATATTCAGAAAATTCCTTTTAATACGTTAAAATCCGACAAAAAATACACCGTTGAAAGAAAAATAAATGTTAATGATAAAGAGCCGGAACGGTTTAGATGTCTGAAAACGGTAGTTTACATTCATAAACAGCCTTATCTTTTCACGATAGAGACGAATGTAGAAGAGACTAAAGAAACAGTGATCAGTCTGGCGATTACCACCATATTTTTATTTCTGATCATGGTTGTTGGTTTGTTGGCTTTAAACAGAAGATTGTCGAATACAGTCTGGCAGCCGTTTAATGATACGCTGAATAAATTAAAATCATTTAATCTTAACGATCAGGCGAATATTTCTTTTGATAAAACAGATATTAAAGAATTTGAAGAACTTAATCTTGCTTTGTCTAAACTGATCGATCATAATATTTCGGTATATAAAACCCAGAAAGAATTCACAGAAAATGCCTCTCATGAATTGCAGACGCCGTTGGCTATTCTTCAGAACAAGCTGGATCTACTTCTTCAGGATGAGGATATTACGGAAAGGCAATATAAAATTATTGAAGAACTGAATAAAACGTTAACCAGAAGCTCCAGAATTAATAAAAACCTTCTCTTATTAGCTAAAATTGAAAATCAGCAATTTGCTCAGGATGAGAATCTTTTTCTCAATGAAATGTTGAGCCAAAGTATTGATGTTTTCAAAGAACATTTTGAGCAGAAAGATATGAGTCTTCAACAAAATATTCAGGATGAGGTGAAAGTGTTCGGAAATAAAAATTTAACGGAAACTCTTCTTAACAATCTGTTTGTAAATACCATTCGTCATACTCCGATAAGTGGTGAAGTGCATATAAAGCTGACCAAAAATAGGTTAGAAATTTCCAATTCAGGAAAATCTTCCTTGTCCGGCGAAAACCTTTTTAAACGTTTCTCCAAATCTTCTACAGACAGCAATGGAAGCGGTTTGGGATTGGCCATTATCAAAGAAATCTGTAATCGACAACACTGGAAAATAAGTTATCATTTCGAAAATAATCTTCATTTTTTTACTATCACCTTCTAA
- a CDS encoding sulfite exporter TauE/SafE family protein encodes MAFNIIILFLGTIFAFWISAICGGGASLILIPILNLLLPGSVVPFSLTIGTFTSSVSRIAVFKKHIKWQIFFWFVPFSIPAVLLGAWLIKFVNPNYLQLIVGFFLIANVPELFKSKKKEPDDQKPYPKFLLIIIGFCAGFISGITGAIGLLFNRFYLRFGLKKEEIVATRAINEVFLHLIKLIIYISLGLYSKPALWLGLAIAVATIISSYTVKYILPYLSEFLFKKIGYGAMVISGIMLLVGTSDKIIQQDKISFSTTHQSSESESVISWRNTDFVIEFAFDDGFEVERPIQPDELPSRLKQKYDSLQPLYDKIHLEKVFTLQNDPAYEFYCYKNGELTKFEI; translated from the coding sequence ATGGCATTCAATATCATCATACTTTTCTTAGGAACCATTTTCGCCTTTTGGATCAGCGCGATCTGCGGAGGCGGTGCGAGCCTTATTTTAATCCCTATTTTAAATTTACTGCTTCCGGGTTCGGTAGTTCCTTTTTCCTTAACAATAGGAACCTTTACGAGCTCTGTTTCCCGAATTGCAGTTTTCAAAAAACATATCAAGTGGCAAATTTTCTTTTGGTTTGTTCCTTTTTCTATTCCGGCGGTTTTATTGGGAGCTTGGCTGATTAAATTTGTCAATCCCAATTACCTTCAGCTGATTGTCGGCTTTTTCCTTATCGCCAATGTTCCTGAATTATTTAAATCTAAAAAGAAAGAACCCGACGATCAAAAACCTTATCCTAAATTTTTATTGATTATCATAGGATTTTGCGCTGGATTTATTTCAGGTATTACAGGTGCAATCGGTTTGCTGTTTAATCGTTTTTATTTAAGATTTGGCTTAAAGAAAGAAGAAATTGTGGCGACAAGAGCCATTAATGAAGTGTTTTTACATTTAATTAAACTCATTATTTATATTTCGCTGGGACTTTACTCAAAACCAGCGCTTTGGTTGGGATTAGCGATTGCAGTGGCAACGATTATTTCTTCATATACCGTAAAATATATCCTTCCGTATTTAAGTGAATTTTTGTTTAAAAAAATAGGGTATGGCGCGATGGTAATTTCCGGAATTATGCTTTTGGTAGGAACTTCCGATAAAATTATTCAGCAGGATAAAATTTCATTTTCAACCACTCATCAAAGCAGCGAATCAGAATCTGTTATTTCATGGCGAAACACCGATTTTGTGATAGAATTTGCCTTCGATGACGGTTTTGAAGTGGAAAGACCAATACAACCGGATGAGCTGCCTTCCCGTCTTAAACAGAAATATGATTCTTTACAACCTTTGTACGATAAAATTCATCTGGAAAAGGTTTTCACGCTTCAGAATGATCCTGCGTATGAATTTTATTGCTATAAAAATGGAGAGCTGACCAAATTTGAGATTTAA
- a CDS encoding response regulator transcription factor, which translates to MKILIIEDEPELAKSIAEYLSEENYLCEFATTFHEAFDKIKSFTYDCILLDISLPDGNGMKILEELKKENKQDGVIIISAKNALDDKIRGLQIGADDYLTKPFHLSELSARIYSVIRRKQFSSTNVIIQNELQVDLLSKTVLVKNSPVILTKKEFDLLLYFLGNKNKVISKSALAEHLSGDFADMLDNHDFVYAHIKNLKKKLSDAGYDNYLKTVYGTGYKWVSN; encoded by the coding sequence ATGAAAATTCTGATCATAGAAGACGAACCCGAGCTGGCAAAAAGCATTGCAGAATATCTTTCTGAGGAAAATTATCTTTGCGAGTTTGCAACAACCTTTCATGAGGCTTTTGACAAGATCAAAAGCTTTACCTATGACTGTATTTTACTCGATATTTCTTTGCCCGACGGAAACGGAATGAAGATTCTGGAAGAGCTAAAGAAAGAAAATAAACAGGATGGGGTGATTATTATTTCTGCTAAAAATGCCTTGGATGATAAAATCAGAGGACTTCAGATCGGGGCGGATGATTATTTAACCAAACCTTTTCATTTATCTGAACTTTCTGCGAGGATTTATTCCGTGATCAGGAGAAAACAATTCAGCAGCACGAATGTTATTATTCAGAATGAATTACAAGTTGATCTTCTTTCAAAGACTGTTTTGGTGAAAAATAGTCCTGTTATTCTGACCAAAAAAGAATTCGATCTTCTTTTATATTTTCTCGGAAACAAAAATAAAGTGATCTCTAAAAGCGCACTGGCAGAACATCTTTCAGGAGATTTTGCAGATATGTTGGATAATCATGATTTTGTATACGCTCATATTAAAAATTTAAAGAAAAAACTGAGCGATGCAGGATATGATAATTATTTGAAAACAGTGTACGGAACGGGCTATAAATGGGTTTCAAATTAA
- a CDS encoding CinA family protein, producing MEFQKNLLEYISQMLITTGETISVVESVTSGCLQLAFSQMPNASFFYKGGMTAYTLPEKVRLLNVDQKEAEDCDCVSENIAETMALQIAKLYDSDWSISTTGYCTPIRNSAYRIFAYFSFAYKGEIILTKKLELHPKTQALNAQLYYTEFILGCFKSEIGKLVTVK from the coding sequence ATGGAATTTCAAAAAAACCTTCTAGAATATATCAGTCAGATGCTTATCACCACAGGAGAAACTATTTCGGTAGTGGAAAGCGTAACTTCAGGATGCCTGCAACTGGCTTTTTCACAAATGCCGAATGCTTCATTTTTTTATAAAGGCGGAATGACGGCTTACACGCTGCCCGAAAAGGTAAGACTCCTGAATGTAGATCAAAAAGAAGCAGAAGACTGCGACTGTGTTTCAGAGAATATTGCTGAGACCATGGCATTACAAATTGCGAAGCTTTATGATTCAGACTGGTCGATTTCCACTACAGGATATTGCACACCCATCCGAAATTCGGCGTATCGAATATTTGCGTATTTTTCTTTTGCGTATAAAGGAGAAATTATTCTTACTAAAAAATTAGAATTACATCCTAAAACGCAGGCTTTAAATGCTCAATTATATTATACGGAATTTATTTTGGGCTGTTTTAAAAGCGAGATCGGTAAACTGGTAACGGTAAAATAA
- a CDS encoding AraC family transcriptional regulator has protein sequence MQNDKVKCGLIEKTNSQYIDMIEKEAYVWYEKNWKHDDYEHSHNRSQLTFVEEGYQYFHIDQKIYLVPQNHVIWIPSGKSHRITSEAQTVNLMVFLFKTVFDEDFYQQVHVFAVPSVLKEMLLYASKWTQSLIEDEEQDLFFKAILKSLPNFCKESNNLEIPVPKDERLIPVCNEINTHFKYNLDVDSLAEKAQMSVRSLQRIFKNETGITLQKYHQLVRILKSIELIDTKQFTLSQIAYSVGYQSLSAFTSSYYGIMKSKPKINKKQKA, from the coding sequence ATGCAAAACGACAAAGTAAAATGCGGATTAATCGAAAAAACAAACAGCCAATATATCGATATGATCGAAAAAGAGGCTTATGTTTGGTATGAAAAAAACTGGAAACATGATGATTATGAGCATTCACACAATCGTTCGCAACTTACTTTTGTAGAAGAAGGCTATCAGTATTTTCATATCGATCAGAAAATATATTTGGTTCCGCAAAATCATGTAATCTGGATTCCATCAGGAAAATCACACCGAATTACTTCGGAAGCGCAAACGGTAAATCTTATGGTTTTTCTATTTAAAACGGTTTTTGATGAAGATTTTTATCAGCAGGTTCATGTTTTTGCGGTTCCGTCAGTTTTGAAAGAAATGTTGCTGTACGCTTCAAAATGGACCCAATCTTTAATTGAAGATGAAGAACAGGATTTATTTTTTAAAGCCATTTTAAAGAGTTTGCCTAATTTCTGTAAGGAAAGCAATAATCTTGAAATTCCGGTTCCGAAAGATGAAAGATTAATTCCCGTTTGTAATGAGATCAATACGCATTTTAAATACAATTTAGATGTTGATTCTTTAGCTGAAAAAGCGCAAATGTCGGTAAGAAGTTTACAACGAATTTTTAAAAATGAGACCGGAATTACGCTTCAGAAATATCATCAATTGGTCAGAATTTTAAAAAGTATCGAACTAATTGATACGAAACAATTCACTTTAAGTCAGATAGCATATTCTGTTGGTTACCAAAGCTTATCTGCTTTCACCTCATCTTATTATGGAATCATGAAATCTAAGCCGAAGATTAATAAAAAACAAAAAGCCTGA
- a CDS encoding SDR family oxidoreductase translates to MNLKLINKSVLITGADSGIGKATALLFAKEGADIAIIYHEDDESAEKTKNEILLLGRKCIIFAGDINDYEFCEQTAEKVADQFGGIDILINNAGTQFPSDNIENLEEENIRKTFDSNIIGMILLTKVVFPYLKQGGSIINTTSATAYQGHPELLDYSATKGAIVSFTRSLALQAKPKGIRVNAVAPGPVATPLTEDTFGEEKDDPNKPPFERNATPEEIATSFLFLASDDAAQITGQVLHPNGGLIING, encoded by the coding sequence ATGAATTTAAAATTAATTAATAAATCAGTTCTTATCACCGGTGCAGACAGCGGAATAGGAAAGGCTACCGCTTTACTTTTTGCAAAAGAAGGAGCAGATATTGCCATTATTTATCATGAAGATGACGAAAGCGCTGAGAAGACAAAAAATGAAATTCTTTTGTTGGGCCGAAAGTGTATTATTTTCGCTGGAGATATTAATGATTATGAATTTTGTGAACAAACCGCGGAAAAAGTGGCAGATCAATTTGGCGGAATTGATATTTTAATCAATAATGCGGGAACACAGTTTCCTTCAGACAATATTGAAAATCTGGAAGAAGAAAACATCAGAAAAACCTTTGATTCTAATATCATCGGAATGATTTTACTGACGAAAGTTGTTTTTCCTTATTTAAAACAGGGCGGAAGCATCATTAATACCACTTCAGCCACCGCTTATCAGGGACATCCCGAATTGCTGGATTATTCAGCGACAAAAGGGGCCATTGTTTCTTTTACACGCTCACTGGCTCTTCAGGCAAAACCTAAAGGAATTCGTGTAAATGCTGTGGCTCCGGGACCTGTAGCTACGCCACTAACCGAAGATACTTTTGGTGAAGAAAAAGATGATCCCAATAAACCGCCATTTGAAAGAAATGCCACTCCGGAAGAAATAGCAACCAGCTTTTTATTTCTCGCGAGTGACGATGCAGCGCAGATTACAGGGCAGGTGCTGCATCCCAATGGCGGATTGATTATTAACGGTTAA
- a CDS encoding phosphatase PAP2 family protein, translating into MKGLFLSLTLIVVGFQKNYAQDSLTVDSIQQEPVVAAIHSEDKSHQFNYKKLIVPAAFITYGAASLSINSLKELNFSTRTEINEHRPDHIKLDNYTQFAPAALVYGLNALGVEGKHNFRDRTIIYGTSMLITSAIVVPLKHMAKEERPDQSDNLSFPSGHTAIAFASAQFMFREYKDTNFLLGISGYSFAVFTGIYRMLNDKHWFGDVVGGAGFGILSTELAYWLYPKINTLLGGKKQKSQTMLMPYYQKGNAGIGFVKKF; encoded by the coding sequence ATGAAAGGTTTATTTCTAAGCTTGACACTGATTGTTGTTGGCTTTCAAAAAAATTATGCTCAAGATAGCTTGACAGTTGATAGTATTCAACAGGAACCGGTTGTTGCAGCAATACATTCGGAAGACAAATCCCATCAGTTTAATTATAAAAAACTGATTGTTCCTGCTGCTTTTATCACATATGGAGCGGCGAGTTTAAGTATAAACAGCCTTAAAGAGCTTAATTTTTCCACAAGAACCGAAATCAACGAGCATCGGCCAGATCATATTAAACTGGATAATTATACACAGTTCGCACCGGCAGCTTTGGTTTATGGACTGAATGCATTAGGTGTTGAAGGAAAACATAATTTCCGTGATCGAACGATTATCTACGGAACATCCATGTTAATCACTTCAGCTATCGTCGTTCCGTTGAAGCATATGGCGAAAGAGGAAAGACCGGATCAGTCTGACAATCTGTCTTTTCCTTCCGGGCATACCGCCATTGCCTTTGCGTCTGCACAGTTTATGTTCAGGGAATATAAAGACACTAATTTTCTTCTTGGAATTTCAGGATATTCATTTGCTGTTTTCACAGGAATTTACAGAATGTTAAATGACAAACACTGGTTTGGTGATGTAGTTGGTGGCGCTGGCTTCGGAATTCTATCAACCGAACTTGCTTATTGGCTTTATCCTAAAATAAACACGCTTCTGGGCGGTAAAAAACAAAAATCTCAAACCATGCTTATGCCTTACTATCAAAAAGGAAACGCAGGAATTGGGTTTGTGAAAAAATTTTAA
- a CDS encoding DsbA family protein: MTDKLKTTNPLLCDVETGMCEMPEVENAENIAIDIASEKVKIIYFTDPICSSCWGIEPQLRKLKLEYSKDVEIEYHMGGLLPDWSYNSGGISKPSDVAHHWDEVSEYYDMPIDGDVWLEDPLNSSYPSSIAFKAAQLQDKAKAMVFLRELRELLFLKKKNIAKWEYISEAAERANLNIDQLKNDFEGKAKQLFEEDLQLAREYGVRGFPTLFFVQNGEIKDKIYGTKPYDLYESTIKKIDNNLVKYEYPKSWESLFSKYKSLTAREFSELSGTERSESEKVLNELFSQGKLDKIKTKNGSLWFLK; encoded by the coding sequence ATGACAGACAAATTAAAAACGACCAATCCGCTTTTATGCGATGTTGAAACAGGAATGTGCGAAATGCCTGAAGTGGAAAATGCAGAAAATATAGCGATTGATATAGCGAGCGAGAAAGTGAAAATTATTTACTTTACTGATCCTATTTGTTCATCATGTTGGGGAATTGAGCCTCAATTAAGAAAATTAAAACTTGAATATTCAAAAGATGTTGAAATTGAATATCATATGGGCGGACTTCTTCCGGATTGGAGCTATAACAGTGGAGGAATCAGCAAACCTTCTGATGTGGCGCATCATTGGGATGAGGTGAGCGAATATTATGATATGCCGATTGATGGCGATGTATGGTTGGAAGATCCGTTGAATTCTTCTTATCCTTCATCGATTGCGTTCAAAGCGGCACAATTGCAGGACAAAGCAAAAGCGATGGTTTTTTTACGTGAATTAAGAGAATTGCTATTTTTAAAGAAGAAAAATATTGCGAAATGGGAATATATTTCAGAGGCTGCCGAAAGAGCAAATTTAAATATCGATCAATTAAAAAATGATTTTGAAGGCAAGGCAAAACAATTATTCGAGGAAGATCTGCAGCTGGCAAGGGAATATGGTGTCAGAGGTTTTCCTACGTTATTTTTTGTTCAAAACGGAGAAATAAAAGATAAAATCTACGGAACAAAGCCTTATGATTTGTATGAAAGCACTATTAAAAAGATTGATAATAACCTTGTTAAATACGAATATCCAAAAAGCTGGGAATCCTTATTTTCAAAATATAAATCTTTAACAGCAAGAGAATTTTCAGAATTATCGGGAACCGAAAGATCCGAAAGTGAGAAAGTTTTAAATGAACTTTTTTCTCAGGGAAAATTGGATAAAATTAAAACTAAGAATGGTTCTTTATGGTTTTTAAAATAG
- a CDS encoding winged helix-turn-helix transcriptional regulator codes for MKKEPLYNSTMLCKARINAIKDAMEILSGKWKFHILGTLMQGGKMRFMDLIREVDGIASKMLSKELQDMEMNHLISRTVLNTKPVTVEYEITEYGKTLEPIIDEIAKWGIEYRKSLYQ; via the coding sequence ATGAAAAAAGAACCCCTTTATAATTCTACCATGCTTTGCAAAGCGAGAATTAATGCCATTAAAGATGCGATGGAAATACTTTCCGGAAAATGGAAATTCCATATTCTTGGAACGTTGATGCAAGGCGGAAAGATGCGTTTTATGGATCTTATTCGCGAGGTAGATGGCATTGCCTCAAAAATGCTTTCCAAAGAGCTTCAGGATATGGAAATGAATCATCTGATTTCACGAACTGTTTTGAATACCAAACCTGTAACGGTGGAATATGAAATCACAGAATACGGAAAAACGCTGGAACCTATCATCGATGAAATTGCAAAATGGGGCATTGAATACAGAAAATCGCTCTACCAATAA
- a CDS encoding AraC family transcriptional regulator, with product MKIEKEQIPFDKGQSFKIHTPCFRNYFFWHYHPEIELVYVEAINGISHVGKHISGFVGSYLVLIGPNIPHLNFDYGIETEYKQIVVQLHENFPENTIVSTPEFENIKNLLERAHLGFSFHGKTKEKAVEKLKAIQEMKSFDRLLGLIDILNILADSNEFEQLNNEDTRVKFFLNDKVRMGTVYNYIHENYDKNPDVNSVAEMVHLSTSAFCRYFKKQTNMTFTDFVNQYRINQAKTLLLCDVSVAEIAYNVGFESISYFNKLFKNLVGETPTEFKKKNMMNKNDV from the coding sequence ATGAAAATTGAAAAAGAACAAATTCCTTTTGATAAAGGACAATCGTTTAAAATTCATACCCCCTGTTTCCGGAATTATTTTTTCTGGCATTATCACCCTGAAATCGAGTTGGTTTATGTGGAAGCGATCAACGGAATCAGCCATGTCGGGAAACATATTTCAGGCTTTGTGGGAAGTTATTTGGTATTAATTGGTCCCAATATTCCTCACCTTAATTTTGATTACGGAATTGAAACTGAATATAAACAAATCGTTGTTCAGCTTCATGAAAATTTCCCTGAAAATACGATCGTTTCCACTCCTGAGTTTGAAAATATTAAAAATTTGCTGGAGCGCGCCCATCTTGGGTTTTCATTTCACGGAAAAACAAAGGAAAAAGCCGTTGAAAAACTCAAAGCAATACAGGAAATGAAATCTTTCGATCGATTACTAGGATTGATTGATATTTTAAATATTCTCGCCGATTCGAATGAATTTGAACAATTAAATAATGAAGATACAAGAGTAAAATTTTTCCTGAATGATAAAGTACGAATGGGAACCGTTTATAATTATATTCATGAAAATTATGATAAAAATCCTGATGTAAATAGTGTAGCAGAGATGGTTCACCTCAGTACGTCTGCCTTTTGTCGTTATTTTAAAAAGCAGACGAATATGACGTTTACCGATTTTGTGAATCAATACAGAATCAATCAGGCAAAAACCTTGTTACTGTGCGATGTAAGCGTCGCAGAAATTGCTTACAATGTTGGTTTTGAAAGCATTTCTTACTTCAATAAACTGTTTAAAAATCTTGTGGGAGAAACGCCAACGGAGTTTAAAAAGAAGAATATGATGAACAAAAATGATGTGTAA